The Alnus glutinosa chromosome 10, dhAlnGlut1.1, whole genome shotgun sequence DNA window TTATAGGGGATCTTGATCCTGTTAGGCAATGAAAATTTCAACATTCACGTGATCAAGTAGTGCTGcatgtttttttggtttgtctctttttttggtttgtctcttttttgttcaatgttgtttttaaaattattattgaatcaaaatttaatagtaatttagtACAAATTCaacgataattttaaaaatctcatcaattttgtgaaatacaagaaaaatactATAAGAACATATAGCATTACCTAAATAGTGAAAAAAGAAGGCATGGGCTGTTGTTGGGCTTCAATGATGGGCCCATCTCTATATCACACTTAAATTATGTGCTAATGAGCTTTTTAACaagataaataaattgtatgggaaaattatatgcattttaAACACATGTCAGTTAAATAGATCGAAGTAGAGAACATTTCtcttaaacaatttgaaaaagggaaagaaaaaaaaaaaagttaagatttagtgactatttttttttttttgagttactatttttttaaaaaaattagatagtTAGGATTTCATCACCTTAATATTGATcagtttaaaaatatttttaattattttttaatttattactaTCATATATGATAAATATTGAGTTAgcaaatttgataaattttgacGTATTaaaattctattatttttaattttcaaatttcatagttggttttttttttttttttttcatcttaatattgatcacttaaaaatattctgaatttttgcttaatttattattatcacCATTTATATTAGAATTGAATGTTATTAAATAGAAAAGATATGATACGTCATATTTCAAATGTTGTAGAATCAAGATTCGAATTCAAGATCTTAACGTTAAATCACAGTTTTTCCAAATTTAAGtcaataaaaaagaatcaaTTTTATTATCTAAATAAAGTAGAATAcattattaatgttttgattcCCTCTAAAGCATAAACATCATTTCTCTAAAAGCCAAGGATTTATTTCTCTAAAGCTCATCTCTCCCCAATATGGCAAGAAGAAATGCCTCGTAGTCTCCTGATGTATCCCTAGCTATGGCATCATCCAAAGCAATGTTGTTCCTCTTGAAGTAGAGCTCCTTGATATCCTTCAAATCCTTTTCTGCACGTGTGATGATCACACGGCTGAGAGCGTCCTCATCGGTTCCCACCGTGTTGATTGCATTGCGCAAGACCTAATCCAAACAATCCAATTTAGTTTTATAAGCATATTCTCAAGCAAATTAATCACATTACAATATGTATATTACCTTTGCATAGTACTTTCTAGGGTCTCTAATACATCGGATAGTTGTGCGCAATGCAGCTAGATAGTCATCGGCTGGATCACCCgacaaaccctaaaaacaaaatttcaatcatCAATAGCAGTCACGTGCTCTGATAATGGACCAATCCAGtttgaaggaaaactttgtTGATAGCAAAAGGTCAATTCACGATGAACCCTATTTTCAAATGCAACATCACGATATAAAATAACTTAAGAGCCTTATACACATACAGCATAAGGTATTCAACTATTCAAGAATCTGAATTTTCAAGGATTCTAAGGGGGAGGTGCTTTTGGTAGTTGACTCCATTTTTGGAGCAGTTGATTCATCTCATAACTTAGTTTGAGTcactaatttgttttttcaccttcttttaatgttattttttgatccttgattgaaattttttcctaCTTAGCCAATAATTCTCTCTTGTTATGAATGAACTCTCCATACCTTGGTAATGGATGTGCCATGAATATCCCTGTAGTGGTTGAAAGTTGCCTTGAGCTGTGCCTTGCTCCTTGTGCTAAGAATTCTGATCAACTCTTCATGGTTAAAAGCCTTTTCCTGGATTTTCTCGTGAAGAATATCCACTTCTGAATGCGCCATTTGCGCATCAAACTCATCCCCGTCATACCTGTAGGCGCTTACTAATGCAACAAGAAGCTGCATCAAATCCCACAAACCATGAGCTTCTCACAGACATAAAGGGCCACTGTTCTTGACAATATAGTTTCttctctgcatttttttttctgtctacTTTTTGTGCCACAAAAACACTGAACCCTCCCAACGCATGgcttgaaatttgattttttttttttttttttttttgggtatgatTCTACTGATCAATATGTACTAGAGGCCTTTTGGTACTGAATAATGACtgttattctttctttttccctttgctAAGTAAGATCAATGGTTGCTACTCCACTAGAAAcagtttgttagtttttcagGATCATAATGTTAAGTACTCCAGTCTATAAGTATGAATGTATCAAACAGTTGAAGGTTAGTGTGCTAAAAAGTAGCAACAACAAATTTGTAGACAGAGATTAGGATCTTGCAACATACTTTCCTGATGTAACCCATCATGTGAGAGGCCACATCTTCTTCAAGAGAGTGCTTGTAGCGATGCCGATAAGCGCGTCTCACCGCCAAGAGCTCTTCTGGAgatctgatgcatgcaatttcgaTAATTACCCGGTAATCGGGTGTGGCCTTCTTCAGTGCAGCATTAGCTAAAACACCATCTCGATCAGAAGGGTCCAGAGTCCAGTGGCATATAGCTCTCTACCATGTCAGTATTTTGATTGTCAAAAATTTCATCATGGAAAAAGCAAATGCAAATGGTAATTACATGTTATCATAGATATGAAACAAATATAAATCAAGGATAAATGAATGTAGACATGTTAATTGCTAAATATATATGAACCTCAAAGTCCCCAGAAAGTTCAGATTTAAGTTGCTTGATGAGATCTTCTTGATAAATTTCTTCATAAGCTAGCCTTATGAGATTCCTCTGAATTGCATTTCTGTGTCCTAGTATGGAAATTATAGCCCTCTCGTCTGTTCCCCATCCTGAAACAATACCCAAATGATTAGTATAGGCATTGGCTTTTGACAAATTTATACTTTTGAAGAGGAATGAATGCATGAAAGGTTATAGTAATATCATCTTTTTTTATCATACTATAGCCAAAAGAGGAGCCATGAATCGACTTCAAATAcacttttggttttgtaaaagGATAAAGTTTTCGTTCGAACTAGATTTAAAgaattaaagcatgtgattctcacatatatttttaataggattaacaaatcacatatatttttaagatGCTTGAAAGAATGCATTCCGATCTGCATTCTTTCAGGCATCTTAAAAATACGTGTAAGAATCATGTGCTTTACAGACAGATGTTAATTTAAAAGGCTGGATCGAAAGAAATTCCTCCAATCCAATGGGGAGAAAAACTTTGTCCTAAAGTATGCACTGCttttttatatctatatatctGCCGTAAATATCCCCTCCTGACTATGATTAATTTCAAGAAATAAGTAATAAACAAAGTCAGAAACAACAAATGAAATTTAATGGAACTTTTTAACCATATTACCAACATCTCAGATCAGTAGCATATGTAGCATTCTCATAACGTAAGAACTAATAAAAACTCTTGACaagaccacaaaaaaaaaaaaaaaaaaccttgacaAGCCTTCTTGATGTTCTCTGCATCTTCAACCGGAGAAAAGTGCTTAGGAGCAATTAGGGTGGCCATTGTTTGCCTCTCTCAAGTTTTGGactgttgggttttttttcttcattttatagTGGCCAAACATTTACAGCAGCcgtttcaaaattaataatctcaatatattttattcacaaaacgGGAATGGCCTGTAGTAATTAATAACATAGATTTGCATGTGAGTTACAAACATGGCACTTTGCCACTTTCTAACCCCCCCCTGTTCTTCGTTCTCTTTTCATTCTAAACAAACACAAGCTAAtatattttctgtttctttttccttttcagttACACGTGTTTTTAGATTAGCAttgaagaaagagaaatgctagaacatctCCCAGTGTTCTCCTGGTGTTCTcctagatgtaattaaaaaattacatctatgtcatttTGGATGGCAcagatgcaattttttaataaaaaaaattacatctatgccattccagAAGAACACCAAGAGAACACAaggagatgctctagcattcctcttgaagaaaattcataatgataaataaaattaaaggaaataaaataaaataaaataaaaaatagagacaaAGTATGGTGGTTTAATGTTAGACACTTACATCTATCACTAGAGAATAACTCAATGAGGCTACATTcttgctcttattgcttgattgaTTTATATTACAAATATGATaatatttgattacaatcaaatcaaatcaaattttattacaatcaaatcaaatcagattATGATATCATATcagattttattaataaaatctgATTTCCTAAAAGATTGGAGATGATATGTAATCAgaatgatttgattacaatcataTCAAAAAGGTTTCAACCAAACTATATTAGAAGTTGGAATCAATTTGCTCTTATACTTGGCAGAATGACAGCTTTAAACACAGGaatttttgttcatttatttatGATTCAGGACAGCAAGCCAATCATCAATCGAACAAAAATCAGCATTCAGCTCAAATAGCTTAGTCTTATCTCTTCCAGCAGTTGGCATTCTTTCAGATTTCCTGCTAGTAAATGTGGTTGTCCTGGCAATCCATATTCAGCCTGGCATTGTTAGCATTTCCATGGTATAATAGGAGGACTCACCACCAGTGTAAGGCACCAATATCCCAGAAGTATCTCACTATGCTGACGTGGTAGGGTATTGTAGACCTTAGATCagctattgttaaaaaaaaaaaaatatatccaatGACTATTAGACGCTGTCACGTCAACATAGTAGGATAAATatgtggtatatagcattactctttgaaGATTTCCTTTAGGCACGGAGCATCCAGATCAGCAAGGAATTTTGTCACCATCCCCCATGTAACATGAAAGTCAATGCACCATCATCATGTGTCACTAACTTTGTAGTCTGCTATCATGTGGTATGTCTGCCATGTTAGGCACAGAGCTTCGGATATCAGTTAGGCATTGAGCATCTCTTTGCTTTGTATGTTATTTATCtctcattacaaatggtattttCTGTCATGAAGAACAGCTTTGCCATCAATGAAAGGTTCCACTGTCAAATGAGAAACAATATCAGGATGCCATTCAACACACTTTTGGAATTGGGAGTTTTGAAATTCTGAAATGGATTGAAATTGGAAGGATCAATACAATTAAACATTTCAACCCAACAGCTAAGTTCTGTACCAGAAAGGAGATGGCAAATAACTCAAAAGGtgcataaaagaaacaaaaagttagACCGGTTCGCTGTTATCATTCACAACTAAACATATCGGGGCAGCAGGGATCGGGTTGCACTTCAAATATGGCATAAATCAAGAGaatggtgttttttttaaaaaaataaaataaaataagcaagCTTTAAAGACTTGAACTAAAAACTTGACTTT harbors:
- the LOC133880352 gene encoding annexin D8 — translated: MATLIAPKHFSPVEDAENIKKACQGWGTDERAIISILGHRNAIQRNLIRLAYEEIYQEDLIKQLKSELSGDFERAICHWTLDPSDRDGVLANAALKKATPDYRVIIEIACIRSPEELLAVRRAYRHRYKHSLEEDVASHMMGYIRKLLVALVSAYRYDGDEFDAQMAHSEVDILHEKIQEKAFNHEELIRILSTRSKAQLKATFNHYRDIHGTSITKGLSGDPADDYLAALRTTIRCIRDPRKYYAKVLRNAINTVGTDEDALSRVIITRAEKDLKDIKELYFKRNNIALDDAIARDTSGDYEAFLLAILGRDEL